In Mycoplasmopsis maculosa, one genomic interval encodes:
- the plsX gene encoding phosphate acyltransferase PlsX, with amino-acid sequence MYKIAFDLNGNDRGIKPGILASVEFLKDNRNYEITLIGPEEEIKDYLKLLKYNGDNLKIIDNQNTPTDKKNFRQSLRENTSMNNAIDLVANNKADVLLSAGDSGTYLACTTFKLKRLEGVSRAAFMPLMPSIIGKKWLLLDVGANIETKVEYLIEWAKIANVYAKALLKKNNPDISLINIGTEDYKGPEFTKEASKILGEDKNLNYKGYIEPRDLLQGNTDIAVVDGYGGNLVLKSLEGAILSFKDLLKSKIMLKPIRKVGYLLAKGAFKDVAETLDYRNVGAAWVIGVNGLAIKCHGNSDEKAFLGAFKQIKLVLENSVMDKVRESLDAKL; translated from the coding sequence ATGTATAAAATTGCTTTTGATTTAAACGGAAACGATAGAGGTATAAAACCGGGTATTTTAGCATCTGTCGAATTTTTAAAAGATAATAGAAACTATGAAATAACATTAATAGGACCAGAAGAAGAAATAAAAGATTATTTGAAATTGTTAAAATACAATGGTGATAATTTAAAAATCATAGACAATCAAAATACACCTACTGATAAAAAAAATTTTAGACAGAGTTTAAGAGAAAATACTTCAATGAATAATGCTATTGATTTAGTTGCAAATAATAAAGCAGATGTATTATTATCTGCAGGAGATTCAGGAACATATTTAGCTTGTACAACATTTAAATTAAAAAGACTTGAAGGGGTTTCAAGAGCAGCTTTTATGCCCTTAATGCCTTCTATAATAGGCAAGAAATGACTTTTACTTGATGTTGGTGCTAATATTGAAACAAAAGTTGAATATTTAATTGAATGAGCAAAAATAGCAAATGTTTATGCTAAAGCTTTATTGAAAAAAAATAATCCTGATATTTCATTAATAAATATAGGAACAGAAGATTATAAAGGTCCAGAATTTACAAAAGAAGCTTCTAAAATATTAGGCGAAGATAAAAATTTAAATTATAAAGGTTATATAGAACCAAGAGATTTATTACAAGGTAACACTGATATAGCAGTAGTAGATGGCTATGGCGGTAATTTAGTTTTAAAATCTCTTGAAGGCGCTATTTTAAGTTTTAAAGATTTGTTAAAATCTAAAATAATGCTAAAACCTATAAGAAAAGTAGGTTATTTACTTGCTAAAGGCGCTTTTAAAGATGTTGCTGAAACATTAGATTACAGAAATGTAGGTGCAGCTTGAGTAATAGGCGTAAACGGCTTAGCAATAAAATGTCATGGCAATAGTGATGAAAAAGCTTTTTTAGGTGCTTTTAAACAAATAAAATTAGTATTAGAAAATTCAGTTATGGATAAAGTAAGAGAAAGTTTAGATGCAAAATTATAA
- the rnc gene encoding ribonuclease III: MQNYNENLILFLKSLGLKVNNINNYVVAFTHGSYIHSTNNKDKKKSYETLEFLGDAILQFLVSDYIYKNYQNTYEQGKMTLSRSMLVRTETLNNLTDKLRLKHYVLTGNGNMKSEILQSKKVGADLFEALVAAIYLDEENIESVKNFLNKTLFKLAFKITDSTVLKDYKTFFQEHVQSYSKVGAIYKTFQNENKEFESEVIHEGKIYGRGTGSSKLKAEEEAAKNALEKLKK; this comes from the coding sequence ATGCAAAATTATAATGAAAATCTAATTTTATTTTTAAAATCTTTAGGTCTAAAAGTTAATAATATTAATAATTATGTAGTTGCTTTTACTCACGGCTCATATATACATTCAACAAATAATAAAGATAAGAAGAAAAGTTATGAAACATTGGAATTTTTAGGTGACGCTATATTGCAATTTCTTGTTAGTGATTATATTTATAAAAATTACCAAAATACCTATGAACAAGGAAAAATGACATTATCTAGGTCAATGCTTGTTAGAACAGAAACTTTAAATAATTTAACAGATAAATTAAGATTAAAACATTATGTGTTAACTGGCAATGGGAATATGAAATCTGAAATTTTACAAAGTAAAAAAGTAGGTGCTGATCTTTTTGAAGCTCTTGTTGCAGCTATATATTTAGATGAAGAAAATATAGAGTCTGTTAAAAACTTTTTAAATAAAACCTTATTTAAATTAGCTTTCAAAATAACAGATTCAACTGTTTTAAAGGATTATAAAACATTTTTTCAAGAACATGTTCAATCTTATAGTAAAGTTGGTGCTATATATAAAACCTTTCAAAATGAAAATAAAGAATTTGAATCTGAAGTTATTCATGAAGGAAAAATTTACGGAAGAGGAACAGGATCTAGTAAATTAAAAGCAGAAGAGGAAGCAGCTAAAAACGCTCTTGAAAAATTAAAAAAATAA